Proteins found in one Homalodisca vitripennis isolate AUS2020 unplaced genomic scaffold, UT_GWSS_2.1 ScUCBcl_2;HRSCAF=254, whole genome shotgun sequence genomic segment:
- the LOC124370307 gene encoding uncharacterized protein LOC124370307 has translation MGDQELNIKLVGAVEKHEALYNYKLPDYARKDVSEKAWKEVAAEVNMTVQDCKEKWRNLRTVFMRRMKPSPSGSGGKKKAYYLENAMQFCLPFIKTVTPPSPGNMPPPPSNTQSTVPENEGSETQIDDPIQLEIDPTDVDHFPPEMSPSILDHPQQAVEIQSTSSTSSNRPTSQIPKRKSKSAATIADQTVAEYFRVKKAKLLSKLEADTNQNIDRQQGINMFLLSLIPELEELSDSQIKLFKRQVLRVIDDISLSGHHQQQPRSSSGLTILTSPTMSDSRESQIDLTHICIRRPGYDVKLPFPSFPVILNPINPYSLLSDCSASSPAGGVPQP, from the exons ATGGGTGACCAAGAACTAAACATTAAGCTAGTTGGAGCAGTGGAGAAGCATGAAGCACTTTACAATTACAAACTCCCAGACTATGCACGGAAAGATGTATCGGAGAAAGCATGGAAAGAAGTGGCCGCTGAAGTAAATATGACag TGCAAGATTGCAAAGAGAAGTGGAGAAATCTACGAACCGTCTTTATGAGAAGAATGAAACCTTCCCCTAGTGGTTCTGGGGGGAAGAAAAAGGCATACTACTTGGAAAATGCCATGCAGTTTTGTCTGCCATTCATAAAAACAGTTACTCCCCCCTCTCCGGGAAATATGCCTCCACCACCCAGCAATACCCAGTCTACAGTTCCTGAAAATGAAGGTTCTGAAACCCAAATTGATGACCCCATTCAGTTGGAAATCGATCCTACAGACGTAGACCACTTTCCCCCAGAAATGTCACCCTCAATTTTAGATCATCCCCAACAGGCCGTGGAAATACAATCCACAAGTTCAACATCAAGTAATAGGCCTACTTCTCAAATCCCTAAGAGAAAATCCAAAAGTGCTGCGACCATAGCAGACCAAACGGTAGCGGAGTACTTTAGGGTAAAAAAGGCAAAGCTACTATCAAAACTTGAGGCCGATACCAATCAGAATATTGATCGACAGCAGGGGATCAATATGTTCCTGCTCAGCTTGATTCCTGAATTAGAAGAATTAAGTGATTcgcaaataaaacttttcaagcGACAGGTGTTGAGAGTGATTGATGATATAAGTCTCTCGGGACACCATCAGCAGCAGCCACGGTCCTCATCAGGCCTCACCATCCTCACCTCACCGACGATGTCCGACTCAAGAGAGTCACAAATAGACTTGACTCACAT ATGTATTCgtcgtcctgggtatgacgttaaactgcctttCCCATCCTTTCCCGTTATCCTTAATCCTATCAATCCCTACTCACTCCTTTCCGACTGTTCCGCTTCGTCACCCGCTGGCGGAGTGCCCCAGCCCTAA